The Saccharothrix variisporea genome has a segment encoding these proteins:
- a CDS encoding DoxX family protein: MIVPLGQEIATGGVLCPTGHTVGKPPESPRPWRKPMNLALWIVAGLLAALALFSGATKVFLPKSKLDESTDWTVAAVGLVLPAALGIAPVMVPVTAICWVLLMIGGMVTHARHGHYKNVALCLALLAAAAFVAWGRFGFEPFTG; encoded by the coding sequence GTGATCGTTCCGCTCGGTCAGGAAATCGCGACCGGCGGTGTCTTGTGCCCGACCGGTCACACCGTCGGGAAGCCGCCCGAGTCACCCCGTCCCTGGAGAAAACCCATGAATCTCGCCCTCTGGATCGTCGCCGGGCTGCTCGCCGCCCTCGCCCTGTTCAGCGGCGCCACCAAGGTGTTCCTGCCCAAATCCAAGCTGGACGAATCGACGGATTGGACCGTGGCCGCGGTGGGCCTGGTCCTGCCCGCGGCGCTCGGCATCGCGCCGGTGATGGTGCCGGTGACCGCCATCTGCTGGGTCCTGTTGATGATCGGCGGGATGGTCACCCACGCCCGCCACGGGCACTACAAGAACGTCGCGCTGTGCCTCGCCCTCCTCGCCGCGGCGGCCTTCGTCGCCTGGGGCCGCTTCGGCTTCGAGCCGTTCACGGGCTGA
- a CDS encoding RNA polymerase sigma-70 factor has translation MAATETFVAHRNLLFTVAYEMLGSGADADDVLQETWLRWVGVDTAHVDDPRAYLVRITTRQALNRLRSVKRRREAYVGSWLPEPLLTTPDLAADVELAESVSMGLMVVLETLTPSERAVFVLREAFGLGYDEIAAALEKSLAAVHQLAHRARRHVEARRPRRTVTPREAQAAVDAFRRALETRDLQGLLDVLAPEVVAISDGGGIRQATPRPVIGADRVARFVVKGLAKHDVALTVRPTAINAAPALALYVDGELDGVLAARVEDGRITGLYFVRNPHKLTHVDAETPLTLR, from the coding sequence CTGGCGGCGACGGAAACGTTCGTCGCGCACCGCAACCTGCTGTTCACCGTCGCCTACGAGATGCTCGGATCCGGGGCCGACGCCGACGACGTCCTGCAGGAAACCTGGTTGCGCTGGGTCGGTGTCGACACGGCGCACGTCGACGACCCGCGCGCCTACCTGGTCCGCATCACCACCCGGCAGGCGCTCAACCGGCTGCGATCGGTGAAACGCCGGCGGGAGGCCTACGTGGGCTCCTGGCTGCCGGAGCCGCTGCTCACCACTCCGGACCTGGCCGCCGACGTGGAACTCGCCGAAAGCGTGTCGATGGGGCTGATGGTCGTGCTGGAGACCTTGACCCCGTCCGAACGAGCGGTGTTCGTGCTGCGCGAAGCGTTCGGACTGGGCTATGACGAGATCGCCGCCGCGCTGGAGAAGTCCCTCGCCGCCGTGCACCAGCTCGCCCACCGCGCCCGCCGCCACGTCGAAGCCCGCCGACCACGCCGCACCGTCACCCCACGCGAGGCGCAAGCGGCCGTCGACGCGTTCCGACGCGCGCTGGAGACCCGGGACCTCCAGGGCCTGCTCGACGTCCTCGCCCCCGAGGTGGTGGCGATCAGCGACGGAGGCGGCATCAGGCAAGCCACCCCACGGCCCGTCATCGGCGCGGACAGGGTGGCGCGGTTCGTGGTCAAGGGCCTCGCCAAGCACGACGTCGCGCTCACCGTCCGCCCAACCGCGATCAACGCCGCCCCCGCACTGGCCCTCTACGTCGACGGGGAACTCGACGGTGTCCTCGCGGCGCGCGTCGAGGACGGCCGCATCACCGGGCTCTACTTCGTCCGCAACCCGCACAAACTGACCCACGTCGACGCCGAGACACCACTCACCCTCCGCTGA
- a CDS encoding NAD(P)/FAD-dependent oxidoreductase translates to MDKRIEVVVVGGGYAGVMAANRMTQRDDVTVTVINPRRVFVPRLRLHQFVGGTHDAVVDYREVLAEGVELVVGTAAGIDATARTVTLAEGGGIGYDYLVYAVGSAGGGPRVPGAAEFAHPVATLEDARRLRSVLSDTPTTAAVTVVGGGPVGIETAAELAERGRRARLVCGGVLGPNLHPSARRTAREYLTRLGVEVIDGPDTSVTAVRSGAVELADGRTLPSQVTVWAAGFGVPDLAHRSGLRTDAAGRLCTDETLTSVDSDRIVAAGDASAPSDLPFRMSAYIAGCLGAHAADTVLARIAGERPAPIDLAFPAMCFSFGRGAGIFQLLHKDDTPKRLYFTGFLGRKLKEFSCAASVKHLVTEARKPGSHHWPKDGEHRPALLRARSGNVTTPTE, encoded by the coding sequence GTGGACAAGAGGATCGAGGTGGTCGTGGTCGGTGGCGGTTACGCCGGGGTGATGGCGGCCAATCGGATGACCCAGCGCGACGACGTGACGGTGACCGTGATCAACCCGCGGCGCGTGTTCGTCCCGCGGCTGCGGCTGCACCAGTTCGTGGGCGGGACCCACGACGCGGTCGTGGACTACCGGGAGGTACTCGCCGAGGGCGTCGAACTGGTGGTCGGCACGGCGGCGGGTATCGACGCGACCGCGCGCACCGTCACCCTCGCCGAGGGCGGCGGCATCGGCTACGACTACCTGGTCTACGCGGTGGGGAGTGCCGGCGGCGGACCGCGGGTGCCGGGCGCGGCCGAGTTCGCTCATCCGGTCGCGACCCTGGAGGACGCGCGGCGGCTGCGGTCGGTGCTCTCCGACACGCCCACCACGGCCGCGGTGACGGTCGTCGGAGGCGGTCCGGTCGGCATCGAGACCGCGGCGGAACTCGCCGAACGGGGCCGGCGTGCCCGGCTGGTCTGCGGCGGTGTCCTGGGCCCGAACCTGCACCCGAGCGCCCGGCGCACCGCCCGCGAGTACCTGACCCGCCTGGGCGTCGAGGTGATCGACGGCCCGGACACGTCGGTCACCGCGGTGCGGTCGGGAGCGGTGGAACTCGCTGACGGCCGCACCCTGCCCAGTCAGGTGACCGTGTGGGCCGCGGGTTTCGGCGTGCCCGACCTGGCCCACCGCAGCGGGCTGCGCACCGACGCCGCCGGGCGGCTGTGCACCGACGAGACGCTGACCAGCGTCGACAGCGATCGCATCGTCGCGGCGGGCGACGCGTCGGCGCCCTCGGACCTGCCGTTCCGCATGAGTGCCTACATCGCGGGCTGCCTGGGCGCCCACGCCGCCGACACGGTGCTGGCCCGGATCGCGGGCGAGCGGCCCGCGCCGATCGACCTGGCGTTCCCGGCCATGTGCTTCAGCTTCGGCCGCGGTGCCGGGATCTTCCAGCTCCTGCACAAGGACGACACGCCGAAACGGCTCTACTTCACCGGGTTCCTGGGCCGCAAGCTCAAGGAGTTCTCGTGCGCCGCCAGCGTCAAGCACCTCGTGACCGAGGCGCGCAAGCCCGGCTCGCACCACTGGCCCAAGGACGGTGAACACCGGCCCGCCCTACTGCGAGCCCGAAGCGGGAACGTGACGACTCCGACCGAGTAG